One genomic window of Pempheris klunzingeri isolate RE-2024b chromosome 12, fPemKlu1.hap1, whole genome shotgun sequence includes the following:
- the LOC139210507 gene encoding sorbin and SH3 domain-containing protein 1, which translates to MKGSPDLIPAADLDPSRVCKGKGVVTLRATLVHIDDEGCISEEPNVITTPSGWTSQINGDSSKAGLAEGGSNITADLPPVNNTQCQANSPESIKENQAPSPTDIQNCITSASSSVYPCTSTVNPTIVLLQHNREQLKHLSHFEEPTPERDKSPDPGRDSVSPVPDMDWKRLRLSLNSPVLSPLNKPIVPVRNTEKSKDWYKTMFRQIHRIPEPIEENPYRPTYIFPENYDIQMKSKDDGPTPFGYLKDVKAVPRSKSDAEVDSRGRSMPVPTRSSSLKPSANRNEWVPPDKKVDTRKYRAEPKSIFEYEPGKSSVLKLERTTQDVSPEDVDLENEPWYKFFSEMEFDKSSAPSFSPLETASDLQQYSSSKSGHSEVEKDSGSSTSEPVAPECDRHVYKTVLEGGDIPLQGLRALNKRQGSSSSSKVDYKGGNGYIISPCSSVNSRSVLASNAIGNQCKSMKPLSAAKACIPQILPSKFKPKLLPPSGDSQESRTKAVRHPKAHSCEDLYTGPCDTNFAGAEERESGQHSDSKSSCGTECADGLRNVSPAIRRSASEFSSLYRSMHHIQRPSSAGCSPHGSVRSLASLFEKSKADGGERSEADDGGNIPRETVSSRVSEFEMIIQRSSSAPCRSSSLPTLHSSHSHSPNHSTAHLYMASAVSAESLLVADANHTDACSPEELEGKSCAEEALSPGSVSVEEAASSSEDGHNVRTESPSNTEAEVEQIFSKRPPELNQQNVSGSKSPSALLTASPPQHNYIHNHHHHHHLLHHLNHQHLLKPSKCKGSCPASYTRFTTILRHERQQATIQQERPPPLEKKTTLPGNLFLMGPAPFRLRKNLQSHQTRRTLLATKVTTGAQRPCTLSPELRPLIPQRLSSLEVLERLSNGEGSDTDHLSNGQGLDANGNLLQPLAAHRRDSSPAHGESQDEVLRRRHGDKEKILEEQRRLKREQEEADTASRRHTGIVPTHHQFITNERFGDLLNITDNTEKRKSGIERTPAMARFDFRAETLKELPFQKGDIVYIIRQVDQNWYEGEHHGRVGIFPQSYVELLPPTEKAQPKKSVPVQVLEYGEAIARFNFTGDTVVEMSFRKGERITLIRRVDENWYEGKISGTNRQGIFPVTYVEVARRPRVKNAVEYPDPPVSQSPQRSTTASPQLYRNRLTTSPLPLPRSPRRSVSPEVHAVSSEWISLTVGGGSPPAAPTPPLPPLPTVSYRCGEYLPPPFSASPVPPITGSPYCVSPMASPAASPLPPPYPPRPSSTTPFLTFTPPQGEDFLLSPPSPRLSRSVSPSGGPVLEGWLRGDKELTEGEGAEGDRGRAGPGSRRNSPAEFVKNDAGHHGRSSRSPVMLFDIQDNNNVNSFAEAVCNEILNIAETSVRYCSTLSHHPHDSVHRLLPHPSKQSFIISQQPQSHSSSPEPGRLSCGIFQALYSYVPQNEDELELQEGDLVSVMEKCDDGWFVGTSKRTKQFGTFPGNYVKEVKL; encoded by the exons ATGAAAGGCTCTCCTGACCTGATTCCTGCCGCAG ATCTGGACCCCAGCAGAGTGTGCAAAGGGAAAGGAGTCGTCACCCTAAGGGCCACCCTCGTCCACATAGATGACGAGGGCTGCATCAGCGAAGAGCCAAATGTCATCACAACGCCAA GTGGCTGGACAAGCCAGATTAATGGAGACAGCTCTAAAGCAGGATTGGCTGAGGGAGGCAGCAACATCACAGCTGATTTACCTCCTGTAAACAACACTCAGTGCCAG GCCAATTCACCAGAAAGCATAAAGGAAAATCAGGCTCCGTCCCCCACTGACATTCAGAACTGTATCACATCGGCCTCCAGCTCTGTTTATCCCTGCACTAGCACAGTTAACCCCACCATAGTCCTGCTTCAACACAACAGAG AGCAGCTAAAGCATCTGTCTCATTTCGAAG AACCAACCCCAGAAAGGGACAAAAGTCCTGATCCTGGGAGAGACTCAGTCAGTCCGGTCCCTGATATGGACTGGAAGAGGCTGCGGCTGTCACTGAACTCCCCTGTCCTCAGTCCTCTCAACAAGCCCATTGTGCCTGTACGG AACACTGAAAAGTCCAAAGACTGGTACAAGACAATGTTCAGACAGATACACAGAATTCCTG AGCCTATTGAGGAAAACCCTTACCGCCCCACCTACATTTTCCCAGAGAACTATGACATTCAGATGAAATCAAAAG ATGATGGTCCCACCCCCTTTGGTTACTTGAAAGATG TAAAAGCAGTCCCACGCTCGAAAAGTGATGCTGAGGTCGATTCAAGAGGCCGGTCGATGCCTGTGCCAACACGGTCCTCCTCCCTCAAACCTTCTGCCAATAG GAACGAGTGGGTGCCCCCGGATAAAAAGGTAGACACCAGGAAGTATCGTGCCGAGCCCAAGAGCATCTTTGAGTACGAGCCGGGGAAATCGTCGGTGCTGAAGCTGGAGAGAACG ACTCAGGATGTAAGTCCAGAAGATGTAGATTTAGAGAATGAGCCTTGGTATAAATTCTTTTCAGAGATGGAGTTTGACAAATCG AGTGCCCCCTCTTTCAGCCCCCTGGAAACAGCCTCCGACCTGCAGCAGTA CTCCTCGAGCAAGTCTGGACACAGCGAGGTGGAGAAGGACAGTGGATCATCCACGAGCGAGCCTGTGGCTCCAGAATGCGACCGCCATGTTTACAAGACTGTCCTGGAGGGCGGCGACATTCCCTTACAAGGTCTGCGGGCCCTAAATAAGCGCCAaggcagctcctcctcctctaaag TGGATTATAAAGGTGGGAATGGCTATATAATTTCACCCTGCTCCTCTGTAAATAGTCGATCGGTTCTTGCCAGTAATGCAATAGGTAACCAGTGTAAGAGTATGAAGCCTCTATCTGCTGCCAAAGCCTGCATACCCCAAATCCTGCCGTCTAAATTCAAGCCCAAGCTGCTGCCGCCCAGTGGTGACAGTCAGGAAAGCAggactaaagctgtcagacaccCAAAGGCCCACAGCTGTGAGGATCTGTACACTGGGCCATGTGACACAAACTTTGCAGGAGCAGAGGAAAGGGAGAGTGGGCAACATTCAGACTCTAAGTCCAGCTGTGGCACAGAGTGTGCGGACGGCCTCAGGAATGTTTCCCCTGCAATTAGGAGGAGCGCATCTGAGTTTTCCAGCCTCTACCGGAGCATGCATCACATCCAGCGGCCCAGTTCGGCCGGCTGCAGCCCCCACGGCAGCGTCCGCAGCTTGGCGTCTCTGTTTGAGAAGTCAAAGGCCGACGGGGGTGAAAGGTCAGAGGCAGATGACGGGGGTAACATTCCACGGGAAACAGTGTCGTCACGGGTCAGCGAGTTTGAAATGATCATCCAGCGGTCCAGCTCTGCTCCCTGCCGCTCCTCCTCCCTACCCACCCTGCACtccagccacagccacagccctAACCACAGCACCGCCCACCTCTACATGGCGTCTGCAGTGTCAGCGGAGTCCCTTTTGGTAGCTGACGCCAACCACACGGATGCCTGCTCCCCAGAGGAGCTAGAGGGCAAGAGCTGTGCAGAGGAGGCCTTGTCACCAGGCAGTGTGAGCGTGGAGGaggctgcttcctcctcagaggACGGACACAACGTCAGGACTGAGTCCCCTTCTAACACTGAAGCTGAGGTTGAGCAGATTTTCAGTAAAAGGCCCCCAGAACTGAACCAGCAAAATGTCAGCGGGTCAAAGAGTCCCTCTGCACTGCTAACAGCTTCCCCTCCACAACACAACTATAtccacaaccaccaccaccaccaccacctcctgcaCCACCTAAACCATCAGCATCTCCTCAAACCAAGCAAATGCAAAGGCTCCTGCCCGGCCTCCTACACCCGCTTCACCACCATCCTCAGGCACGAGAGGCAGCAGGCCACCATCCAACAGGAGAGGCCACCACCTCTGGAGAAGAAGACCACACTTCCTGGGAACCTCTTCCTCATGGGCCCTGCTCCCTTCAGATTACGGAAGAACCTGCAGTCCCACCAAACTCGGAGGACCTTGTTAGCCACCAAGGTGACAACGGGCGCCCAGAGGCCCTGCACTTTGTCTCCTGAGCTTAGACCTCTGATCCCCCAGCGCCTGTCCTCCCTGGAGGTCCTGGAGAGGCTGAGCAACGGGGAGGGAAGCGACACTGACCACCTGAGTAACGGGCAGGGCTTGGACGCCAACGGGAACCTACTGCAGCCGCTGGCAGCTCACCGCAGAG ACTCGTCTCCAGCTCACGGGGAGAGCCAGGATGAAGTACTGCGGAGGCGTCATGGGGACAAAGAG AAAATCTTGGAGGAGCAGCGGCGGCTGAAGCGGGAACAGGAAGAGGCTGACACAGCATCCAGGCGACACACAGGCATTGTCCCAACGCACCACCAGTTCATCACCAACGAGCGCTTCGGAGATCTGctcaacatcacagataacacagagaaaaggaaatcGGGCATAGAG AGAACTCCAGCCATGGCTCGCTTTGACTTCAGAGCAGAAACTCTAAA GGAGTTACCGTTTCAGAAGGGAGACATTGTCTACATCATTCGTCAGGTGGATCAAAACTGGTATGAAGGAGAACATCATGGAAGAGTCGGCATTTTCCCTCAAAGTTATGTTGAG CTCCTTCCCCCCACAGAGAAAGCCCAGCCAAAGAAAAGTGTCCCGGTGCAGGTACTGGAGTACGGGGAGGCTATCGCACGCTTCAACTTCACCGGGGACACAGTGGTGGAAATGTCCTTCAGAAAG ggagagaggatCACGCTGATTCGCAGAGTTGATGAAAACTGGTATGAAGGCAAAATATCAGGCACCAACCGCCAAGGCATCTTCCCCGTCACCTACGTGGAAGTGGCCCGACGACCCCGCGTCAAGAACGCAGTGGAGTATCCTGACCCTCCTGTCAGCCAGTCGCCACAACGCAGCACCACTGCTTCTCCTCAG CTGTATCGTAATCGCCTGACCACCTCCCCCCTGCCCCTCCCTCGCTCCCCCCGCCGCTCCGTGTCCCCCGAGGTCCACGCTGTCTCCTCTGAGTGGATCTCCCtgactgtgggaggagggagCCCTCCCGCCGCCCCGACCCCTCCCCTGCCGCCGCTGCCCACCGTGTCCTACCGCTGCGGCGAGTACCTGCCCCCGCCCTTCTCTGCCAGCCCTGTGCCTCCCATCACCGGCAGCCCATACTGCGTCTCACCCATGGCTTCCCCAGCtgcctcccctcttcctccaccttaCCCACCAAGACCCAGCTCAACCACCCCCTTCCTCACGTTCACCCCACCTCAGGGGGAGGACTTcctgctctcccctccctcGCCACGTCTGTCACGCAGCGTGAGCCCCTCTGGCGGGCCGGTGCTGGAGGGCTGGCTGAGGGGGGATAAGGAGCTGACAGAGGGGGAAGGCGCGGAGGGGGACAGGGGCCGCGCAGGCCCGGGCAGCAGGCGAAATAGCCCTGCAGAG tttgTAAAGAACGATGCTGGCCATCATGGACGGAGCTCCAGAAGCCCTGTGATGCTGTTTGACATCCAAGATAACAACAATGTTAACTCATTTGCG gAGGCAGTGTGTAATGAAATCTTGAATATAGCTGAGACCTCGGTGAGGTACTGCAGCACCTTGTCCCACCACCCTCATGACTCTGTCCATAGACTGCTCCCCCACCCCAGTAAACAATCTTTCATCATTTCCCAGCAACCCCagtcccacagcagcagcccgGAGCCGGGCCGTCTCAGCTGTGGAAT TTTCCAGGCTCTGTACAGTTATGTGCCGCAGAACGAGGACGAGCTCGAGCTGCAGGAGGGAGATCTCGTCAGCGTCATGGAGAAGTGCGATGACGGCTGGTTTGTCG GTACCTCAAAGAGGACAAAACAGTTTGGGACTTTCCCTGGGAATTACGTGAAGGAGGTCAAACTGTAA